In Microcaecilia unicolor chromosome 1, aMicUni1.1, whole genome shotgun sequence, the following are encoded in one genomic region:
- the LOC115461399 gene encoding LOW QUALITY PROTEIN: proto-oncogene Mas-like (The sequence of the model RefSeq protein was modified relative to this genomic sequence to represent the inferred CDS: inserted 3 bases in 2 codons), whose protein sequence is MIELTTVSLSTTAVXEDNGTDENSFVKEDTRLKLSFLCLSFIISVLGFIGNGIVIWLLGFRIKRNKFTVYILNLAVADFLFLLFSCAMALCILLDLLDILYWSIIIVSHMLVYNTGLYLLTAISLDRCLSALFPLWYRCQGPKHQSSIVCVLLWTFLCLATGIEWILCSEMLWIDCPQSAFISNNALFFFFFTPLMVFYSLTLLIKIQRSTQHQRPPKLYVVIMLTVXFLIFGLPLNLMLLIMHTFLLLSVINSSANPYIYFLVGSRSKQKGQDSIKVALQGVFKYGMEEETNLNSSRANTEI, encoded by the exons ATGATTGAGCTGACAACAGTCTCTCTTAGCACCACAGCAG TAGAAGATAATGGGACAGACGAGAACAGTTTTGTGAAAGAAGATACACGCTTAAAATTAAGTTTCTTATGCCTTAGTTTCATCATCTCTGTCTTGGGATTCATTGGGAATGGAATTGTCATTTGGTTACTTGGCTTCAGAATCAAGAGAAACAAATTCACTGTCTACATCCTGAACTTGGCAGTGGCTGacttcctcttccttctcttttcTTGTGCTATGGCACTGTGTATTCTTTTGGATCTATTAGATATTCTGTATTGGAGTATCATAATTGTCAGTCACATGCTGGTGTATAATACAGGGCTGTACCTCCTGACAGCTATCAGTCTGGACCGCTGTTTGTCTGCTCTGTTCCCACTCTGGTACCGCTGCCAGGGCCCGAAGCACCAGTCCTCCATTGTATGTGTTCTCCTGTGGACATTCTTATGCTTGGCCACTGGAATAGAATGGATTCTCTGCAGTGAAATGCTCTGGATTGACTGTCCACAATCAGCATTTATTTCCAataatgctttattttttttcttctttactccACTCATGGTGTTTTACAGCTTGACTCTGCTTATCAAGATCCAGAGGAGCACCCAGCACCAGCGCCCACCAAAGCTCTACGTGGTCATCATGCTCACAGT CTTCCTCATCTTTGGTCTGCCTCTTAATTTGATGCTGCTGATAATGCacacatt TCTTTTGTTGTCTGTCATCAACAGCTCAGCCAATCCCTATATATACTTTCTGGTGGGAAGTCGAAGCAAGCAGAAAGGCCAGGACTCTATCAAGGTGGCTCTTCAGGGAGTTTTCAAGTATGGGATGGAAGAAGAGACAAACCTTAACTCCAGCAGAGCAAATACTGAAATATAA
- the LOC115461406 gene encoding proto-oncogene Mas-like: MTEQSTKFANTILTEAFNTTSENYTFEAFTTADIVLISFSLVISLLGVVGNGVILWFLGFKIKRNKFTIYILNLATADLMFLLCCLVVLFYILLDIGTSIAPWTVLQFLLIFGYYTGLYLLTAISMERCLSVLYPIWYQCKRPRHLSAFVCGFLWVLSCLVTGLEFFVCVEWGEESFTHMKGCEIALFMFICILTFLVFTPLMVISSLTLLIKIRMSSQQHHQPKLYIVIVTTVFVFCVFAMPLRILSLLWYQQLNYPEIFEYLTILFSSINSTANPFIYFLVGSQGRQIFEGFTILAALQRVFKDDSEIPVRQETESTRSNLSQVERRYISHHT, translated from the coding sequence ATGACAGAGCAGAGCACCAAGTTTGCCAACACCATCCTAACAGAAGCTTTCAATACGACATCAGAGAACTACACATTTGAGGCTTTCACCACAGCTGACATTGTCCTCATCAGCTTTTCTCTGGTCATCTCCTTGCTCGGAGTGGTTGGGAATGGAGTCATTCTTTGGTTCCTTGGCTTCAAGATCAAGAGGAACAAATTCACCATTTACATCCTAAACCTAGCCACAGCAGATCTGATGTTCCTTCTTTGCTGCTTGGTTGTACTGTTTTATATTCTGCTAGATATTGGAACATCCATTGCTCCTTGGACTGTCCTCCAGTTCTTACTCATCTTTGGATATTACACTGGCCTATACCTCCTGACAGCCATCAGCATGGAGCGCTGTCTGTCTGTCCTTTACCCAATCTGGTATCAGTGCAAACGTCCAAGGCATCTCTCTGCTTTTGTATGTGGTTTTCTGTGGGTCCTCTCCTGCCTAGTCACCGGGCTGGAGTTTTTTGTCTGTGTTGAATGGGGTGAAGAATCTTTTACCCACATGAAGGGCTGTGAGATTGCTTTGTTTATGTTCATCTGCATATTAACCTTCTTGGTTTTTACCCCACTTATGGTCATCTCTAGCCTGACATTGCTGATTAAGATCCGGATGTCCTCCCAGCAGCATCACCAGCCAAAGCTCTATATTGTCATCGTGACCACAGTTTTTGTCTTCTGTGTATTTGCAATGCCCTTGAGGATTTTATCTCTCTTGTGGTACCAGCAACTTAATTACCCAGAGATATTCGAATATCTGACCATCCTGTTCTCCTCAATCAACAGTACTGCCAACCCATTCATCTACTTCTTAGTGGGGAGCCAGGGAAGGCAGATCTTTGAAGGCTTCACCATCTTGGCTGCACTTCAGAGAGTCTTCAAAGACGATTCAGAAATACCAGTGCGGCAGGAAACAGAAAGCACAAGGTCAAACTTGAGTCAGGTTGAAAGAAGATATATTTCACACCACACatag